A genome region from Natranaeroarchaeum sulfidigenes includes the following:
- a CDS encoding MnhB domain-containing protein, which translates to MSDDTSDTEEPADEIHGYSIERAAGEEPEEVESAIAGRMAPIGPEHSITDLKRTTDVIGSPVIRTASRTLTPFVVAFGIYLTLFGTDRPGGAFQGGVVMASAIVLIAISFGFRNTQEWLDARALAGMFLLGAGIFGAVAFGALVYGGAVLELFVFPLSVENMVKLVEVAIAALVTGVIIGLMFWIATGFQSGGEDA; encoded by the coding sequence ATGAGCGACGATACCTCCGATACCGAGGAGCCTGCGGACGAAATTCACGGTTATTCGATCGAACGGGCGGCAGGTGAAGAGCCCGAAGAGGTCGAGTCGGCCATCGCCGGGCGGATGGCTCCGATTGGGCCAGAACACAGCATAACCGACCTCAAGCGTACGACCGACGTGATCGGGAGTCCGGTGATCAGAACTGCGTCACGAACACTTACTCCCTTCGTCGTCGCGTTCGGGATTTATCTGACGCTGTTCGGTACCGATCGGCCAGGTGGTGCGTTTCAGGGCGGCGTCGTGATGGCGTCCGCAATCGTCCTCATCGCAATCTCGTTCGGGTTCAGAAACACCCAGGAGTGGCTCGACGCCCGCGCACTTGCGGGGATGTTCCTCCTCGGTGCCGGTATTTTCGGTGCGGTGGCGTTCGGCGCGCTCGTGTACGGCGGGGCCGTGCTCGAACTGTTCGTCTTCCCGCTATCGGTCGAGAACATGGTCAAGCTTGTCGAAGTCGCGATCGCAGCGCTGGTAACCGGTGTAATAATCGGGCTCATGTTCTGGATCGCGACCGGGTTTCAGTCGGGAGGTGAGGATGCATGA
- a CDS encoding DUF4040 domain-containing protein, whose translation MILLELSLIAFVIVGALFVAFANDTVGAIVTFAALTLGIAVIWVLLAAPDVALIEAAIGAGVISVLFVIAVVRTVGMSGGEGRAEGGLRSLRPVNVPAVVVVGALAVPLAYTFVSLPEIGAANAPAVSETYFGGEDRTPYGYYIQETVEDTGFTNAVVAVLVVYRGLDTLGELIVAFAAAVSILVVLERGDLL comes from the coding sequence ATGATACTGCTCGAACTATCGTTGATCGCGTTCGTGATCGTCGGTGCACTGTTCGTCGCGTTCGCAAACGACACCGTTGGCGCGATCGTTACGTTCGCTGCTTTGACGCTCGGTATCGCCGTGATCTGGGTGCTGCTGGCCGCACCGGACGTGGCCCTCATCGAAGCGGCGATCGGTGCTGGAGTCATCTCCGTCCTGTTCGTCATTGCCGTGGTTCGGACCGTCGGCATGTCCGGCGGGGAAGGACGTGCCGAAGGGGGACTTCGATCACTGCGTCCCGTCAACGTCCCTGCTGTCGTTGTGGTGGGCGCACTCGCGGTTCCGCTCGCGTACACGTTCGTATCCCTGCCCGAGATCGGCGCAGCGAACGCACCTGCGGTGTCCGAAACGTACTTCGGTGGCGAGGATCGGACGCCGTACGGGTACTACATCCAGGAGACGGTAGAGGACACCGGATTTACCAACGCGGTCGTCGCCGTGCTGGTCGTGTACCGTGGACTCGATACGCTGGGGGAGCTCATCGTCGCCTTCGCGGCGGCCGTTAGCATCCTCGTCGTTCTTGAACGGGGTGATCTGCTATGA
- the mnhG gene encoding monovalent cation/H(+) antiporter subunit G, which produces MRPTDVVVLLFVAIGIFFIFVAAVGILRLPDVYSRAHAATKADTFGAGFTVVGVALYFGTPGEALRAGLLLVFIYYTNPTAAHAITRAAYSRGIDVWTADDDSTEESG; this is translated from the coding sequence ATGAGGCCGACGGATGTAGTCGTGTTGTTGTTCGTCGCGATCGGAATCTTCTTTATTTTCGTCGCGGCGGTCGGAATCCTCCGTCTTCCGGACGTGTACTCGCGAGCACACGCTGCGACGAAGGCGGACACGTTCGGTGCGGGGTTTACAGTCGTCGGCGTGGCGCTGTACTTCGGCACCCCCGGCGAGGCTCTCCGGGCCGGCCTGCTGCTGGTGTTTATTTATTATACGAACCCCACGGCGGCTCATGCGATCACTCGGGCTGCTTACAGCCGCGGAATCGATGTTTGGACTGCCGATGACGACAGCACGGAGGAGTCAGGATGA
- a CDS encoding cation:proton antiporter, with product MSDILSTALLAAAGFIVLISAAVLYRVIAGPTTHDRVMAVNIIGTSIVVILALIAAGLDQPSYLDIAIVYALLNFVLSLIVGRATYDPEGVEWR from the coding sequence ATGAGTGATATACTGAGTACCGCACTGCTAGCCGCCGCGGGCTTCATCGTCCTCATCTCGGCCGCAGTGCTCTATCGTGTGATCGCCGGTCCGACGACGCACGATCGAGTGATGGCGGTCAACATCATCGGAACGAGTATCGTGGTGATACTGGCGTTGATCGCTGCCGGTCTGGACCAGCCGTCGTATCTCGATATCGCGATCGTCTACGCCCTGCTCAACTTCGTTTTGAGCCTGATCGTCGGACGGGCGACCTACGACCCCGAGGGGGTGGAGTGGCGATGA